The Armatimonadota bacterium genome window below encodes:
- a CDS encoding prepilin-type N-terminal cleavage/methylation domain-containing protein: MRRAFTLIELLVVIAIIAILAAILFPVFAQAKLAAKKTTSISNMKQVALGTQLYIGDFDDVMPPLRWYNPADLSIPSTYGFYFYPVLLQPYTKSTELFLDPNDRGDDSAMHYTGCPGAARFDKTGCAYWYLTGAFPSYGYNRRYMNTSLPGAFGALTYFGVSATSLGSPAQTVVFAEATGKDLVSPGQPIVRQPVGYHRVDAPSFWIPASAADPAAVGVDARTQGQLWGRYDAKKVIVNWLDGHTKYVPIDSLVGQGATVQERDRFWNGIGN; this comes from the coding sequence ATGCGACGAGCTTTCACCTTGATCGAACTTCTTGTGGTCATCGCCATCATCGCGATCCTCGCTGCAATCCTCTTCCCCGTCTTCGCCCAGGCGAAGCTGGCGGCAAAGAAGACGACGAGTATCAGCAACATGAAGCAGGTTGCGCTCGGAACCCAACTCTACATTGGGGATTTTGATGACGTGATGCCTCCTCTACGTTGGTACAACCCCGCTGATCTCTCCATTCCCAGCACATACGGGTTCTACTTCTATCCAGTGCTTTTGCAGCCCTATACCAAGAGCACAGAGCTGTTTTTGGACCCCAACGACCGCGGCGATGATTCGGCAATGCACTACACCGGTTGCCCGGGAGCCGCGCGGTTCGACAAGACGGGCTGTGCTTATTGGTACCTCACCGGAGCGTTTCCGAGCTATGGCTACAACCGGCGGTACATGAACACTTCGCTTCCAGGTGCCTTCGGTGCACTGACTTACTTTGGAGTTTCGGCGACCTCGCTTGGTTCGCCGGCACAAACCGTCGTCTTTGCCGAGGCTACCGGAAAGGATCTCGTTTCACCGGGTCAGCCGATTGTTCGGCAACCGGTCGGATACCACCGAGTGGATGCCCCTTCATTCTGGATTCCAGCGTCCGCCGCAGATCCCGCGGCGGTGGGCGTGGATGCACGAACCCAAGGTCAGCTTTGGGGGCGATACGACGCGAAGAAGGTGATCGTCAACTGGCTGGACGGTCATACAAAGTATGTTCCGATTGATTCCTTGGTTGGGCAAGGAGCGACCGTACAGGAGCGAGACAGGTTCTGGAACGGGATCGGGAACTGA
- a CDS encoding prepilin-type N-terminal cleavage/methylation domain-containing protein has translation MRRAFTLIELLVVIAIIAILAAILFPVFAQAKEAAKKTSCLSNNKQMATASYMYAADADDILMQTSWEGTITPNPINPGDKFQIHWTYNIQPYMKNMQMLVCPSDTDAQVPKFPCDGVTKVLGQLSGGVMTCDWMAPKYSYIPNYNLIPAHDWLPVSMTSFDQPANLIIFAERRNKLKNGTLMGQHKGTSGFNPSQPCPNWSIVSFTALTGSPSTGTYSYWTQAQAANNLLVDTNDKRDIDRVAFDRHTEGSNYSYADGHAKYMKIGKVLDPAAYQFGEKWYPTPMPGGAVCP, from the coding sequence ATGCGAAGAGCGTTCACTTTGATCGAACTCCTTGTGGTAATTGCAATCATTGCGATTCTTGCCGCGATCCTATTCCCCGTTTTTGCTCAGGCCAAGGAAGCCGCAAAGAAGACTAGTTGTCTCAGCAACAACAAGCAGATGGCGACTGCTTCGTACATGTACGCGGCGGACGCAGACGATATTCTCATGCAAACAAGCTGGGAAGGAACGATCACTCCAAACCCGATCAACCCCGGTGATAAGTTCCAGATTCATTGGACCTACAATATTCAGCCTTACATGAAGAACATGCAAATGCTGGTGTGCCCCTCCGACACGGATGCTCAGGTTCCAAAATTCCCTTGCGATGGTGTCACCAAGGTTCTTGGACAGCTGAGCGGAGGAGTGATGACCTGCGACTGGATGGCTCCGAAGTACAGCTACATTCCAAACTATAACCTGATCCCAGCCCACGACTGGCTTCCCGTCTCAATGACTTCGTTCGATCAACCAGCCAATCTAATCATCTTCGCTGAGCGACGAAACAAGCTAAAGAACGGCACTCTCATGGGTCAACATAAAGGAACTTCCGGGTTCAACCCATCTCAGCCTTGTCCGAACTGGTCGATCGTCTCGTTCACTGCTCTGACAGGAAGTCCTAGCACGGGAACATATTCCTACTGGACTCAGGCTCAAGCTGCAAACAATCTCCTTGTCGATACAAACGATAAGCGAGATATTGACCGCGTTGCCTTTGATCGGCACACCGAAGGTAGCAACTATTCGTACGCAGACGGTCACGCAAAGTACATGAAGATTGGCAAGGTTCTTGACCCGGCGGCCTATCAGTTCGGCGAGAAGTGGTACCCAACCCCGATGCCAGGTGGCGCAGTCTGTCCATAA
- a CDS encoding adenine phosphoribosyltransferase — MAELLAASLIRDVPDFPKPGILFKDITPVLEDPAAFQEVIDLMTAKALESGADVIVGIESRGFVFGTPIALQAKLPFAMVRKLGKLPYERITEEYALEYGTNTVEMHTDAIQPGQKAYIIDDLLATGGTAAAAQRLVERLGGEVAGFGFMIDLTFLDGRTALGGKPVHALLEF; from the coding sequence ATGGCTGAGCTCCTCGCCGCGTCGCTGATCCGCGATGTACCTGATTTTCCGAAACCTGGAATCCTCTTCAAAGACATCACTCCCGTTCTCGAAGATCCGGCGGCTTTCCAGGAAGTCATTGACCTTATGACGGCAAAAGCTCTCGAAAGCGGAGCGGATGTGATCGTCGGTATCGAGAGTCGCGGTTTCGTGTTCGGAACCCCGATTGCCCTCCAGGCCAAGCTCCCGTTCGCGATGGTTCGCAAGCTCGGCAAACTCCCCTACGAGCGAATCACTGAAGAGTATGCGCTGGAGTACGGCACGAACACGGTCGAAATGCACACCGATGCCATTCAGCCCGGTCAGAAGGCGTACATCATCGATGACCTGCTTGCCACTGGCGGAACTGCCGCCGCAGCGCAGCGACTCGTTGAGCGCCTTGGAGGCGAAGTTGCCGGTTTCGGCTTTATGATTGATTTAACATTTTTGGACGGGCGAACCGCATTAGGCGGCAAACCCGTCCATGCCTTGCTGGAGTTCTAA
- a CDS encoding SOS response-associated peptidase, with the protein MCSVYYANLTAEKLQRELPFSVLEGYSPRLNRGIVRPTDWVEAICMAGVLQPMRWGFSPSWSQEDWKAKLINIRSETVEEKPMFKAAFRGRRAVLPVSGYFEWVEEEVEIPNPQGSLFGEKPQTKSEQRKYALVVRGHDPFFFPALFEDYLDPNGSEIRTVGLLTCEPNGFTRKFHTRMPVVLTGEQASEWLDRGSSNLLGPPPFAAMDAISIVK; encoded by the coding sequence ATGTGCTCGGTGTACTATGCCAATCTGACCGCCGAAAAGCTCCAGCGTGAGCTTCCATTTTCGGTGCTTGAAGGATACTCGCCGAGGCTAAACCGGGGGATTGTCCGCCCGACAGACTGGGTGGAGGCGATTTGTATGGCGGGGGTTTTACAGCCGATGCGATGGGGATTTTCGCCTTCATGGAGCCAGGAAGACTGGAAGGCAAAGCTCATCAACATTCGCTCGGAGACAGTCGAAGAGAAGCCGATGTTCAAGGCGGCTTTTCGGGGGCGACGGGCCGTGTTACCGGTCAGTGGGTACTTTGAGTGGGTTGAGGAGGAGGTTGAAATTCCGAATCCCCAGGGAAGCCTCTTCGGCGAAAAGCCGCAAACCAAGAGCGAACAGCGCAAATACGCCTTGGTCGTCCGCGGCCACGATCCGTTCTTTTTTCCTGCCTTGTTCGAAGACTATCTGGACCCGAACGGGTCCGAAATTCGAACTGTCGGTCTCCTGACGTGTGAGCCGAACGGATTTACGCGGAAGTTTCACACTCGGATGCCGGTGGTCCTGACCGGCGAGCAAGCATCGGAGTGGCTAGACCGTGGCTCTTCGAACCTGTTGGGACCGCCGCCGTTTGCGGCAATGGACGCGATTTCAATTGTTAAGTGA
- a CDS encoding ABC transporter substrate-binding protein produces MRSWLPSCLLLSSVLLAGCGSGFSERGERTAGEYRWLLRYDVKTLDPAAINDWTTGEVLHYLYPTIGEACEIETADNVTFKLHVKEFDFSDKIGNEVTGEDIQHTIERCLIPEVQSGLGSLFAAQIAGADSFAKGTAPHITGITAEAHDVTIQLSKPDTAFADKLKNRAFGVVNHDVVKLNEPIKDWKPGYGLGRWSLKSFEPGREWVIAKGAETIKFQFVGDSASRKTQFDVDKADQAMFAAHEIPVVKGHPMLTKGGPTTLVYLQFNQKIAPFNDRANRLAIISNLETGGLGSILDNKVDPPAGFGTLSSLGKSVTGFKATQPKPFEFELVYADIGHSNPVVEVLITQMRKFGIKASAKPMTSGGLIAANNRGELACLFTGWQPDFPGPLNTVPYLFHSKSPENHSGFADPQADKYIELAQTGTDPEANIARALDIIHQNIPGVPLYVQRDLVLKRREPPEVF; encoded by the coding sequence ATGCGTTCGTGGTTGCCCTCCTGTCTATTGCTTTCGAGCGTTTTGCTGGCTGGCTGCGGAAGCGGGTTCAGCGAGCGGGGCGAACGGACGGCGGGAGAGTATCGGTGGCTCCTGCGCTACGACGTAAAGACCCTTGATCCAGCGGCAATCAACGACTGGACGACCGGCGAGGTTCTTCACTATCTGTATCCGACCATTGGCGAAGCGTGCGAGATTGAAACTGCAGACAACGTAACATTCAAACTACATGTCAAGGAGTTCGATTTCTCAGACAAAATTGGTAACGAGGTCACCGGCGAGGACATCCAACACACCATTGAGCGATGCCTCATACCCGAAGTTCAGTCGGGGTTGGGAAGTCTATTCGCCGCTCAGATCGCAGGAGCAGATTCCTTCGCAAAGGGCACGGCACCTCACATAACCGGAATCACGGCGGAAGCGCACGACGTCACAATTCAGCTGTCCAAACCGGATACCGCATTTGCCGACAAACTCAAGAATCGAGCCTTCGGAGTCGTCAATCACGACGTTGTCAAACTGAACGAGCCAATCAAGGATTGGAAGCCAGGGTATGGCCTTGGCAGATGGTCGCTCAAATCGTTCGAACCTGGTCGAGAGTGGGTTATCGCCAAAGGTGCGGAGACGATCAAGTTCCAATTCGTAGGCGACTCGGCGTCTCGGAAGACGCAGTTTGATGTTGACAAAGCCGACCAGGCAATGTTTGCCGCCCACGAGATTCCTGTCGTCAAGGGGCACCCGATGTTAACCAAAGGCGGACCGACCACGCTGGTTTATCTCCAGTTCAATCAGAAGATCGCACCATTCAATGATCGGGCGAACCGACTAGCAATTATCTCCAATTTGGAAACGGGAGGTCTTGGGTCGATTCTTGACAACAAGGTCGATCCCCCGGCCGGATTCGGAACGCTCAGTAGCCTCGGCAAAAGCGTCACTGGCTTCAAAGCAACTCAGCCCAAGCCGTTTGAGTTCGAGTTGGTCTACGCCGACATCGGTCACTCGAACCCGGTAGTCGAAGTTCTGATCACGCAGATGCGAAAGTTCGGCATCAAAGCAAGCGCGAAGCCGATGACTTCGGGTGGCTTGATCGCCGCCAATAATCGCGGCGAGCTGGCTTGCTTATTCACCGGCTGGCAACCCGACTTTCCGGGCCCCCTCAATACGGTTCCCTATCTCTTTCATTCCAAATCACCGGAGAACCACTCCGGTTTCGCGGACCCGCAGGCCGACAAGTACATTGAGCTAGCTCAAACTGGAACAGACCCGGAGGCGAACATCGCGAGGGCCCTCGATATCATTCACCAGAACATTCCGGGAGTTCCGCTTTATGTTCAGCGTGACCTAGTTTTGAAGCGACGCGAGCCGCCTGAAGTGTTTTAG
- a CDS encoding exodeoxyribonuclease VII large subunit, producing the protein MKRTLSLILAGLVVVAFAADAAKVADLVKKADEFDKKTVKVTGTVDKFKAKTSKAGNDYYVFDLKDGKEKISVYGRGKLDKEPKDGDKVEVEGKFEKEHKIGDSFSVKNQVTVGGKKGEAPKLKILGK; encoded by the coding sequence ATGAAACGCACCCTCTCTCTCATCCTCGCTGGACTCGTGGTCGTTGCCTTCGCCGCAGACGCCGCGAAAGTCGCTGACCTCGTCAAAAAGGCCGATGAATTCGACAAAAAGACTGTCAAAGTCACCGGAACTGTCGATAAGTTCAAAGCCAAAACCAGCAAAGCTGGCAACGACTACTACGTCTTCGACTTGAAAGACGGCAAGGAGAAGATCTCAGTCTATGGTCGAGGCAAGCTCGACAAAGAACCCAAAGACGGCGACAAAGTCGAAGTCGAAGGGAAGTTCGAGAAAGAGCACAAGATCGGTGACAGCTTCTCTGTTAAAAACCAAGTCACTGTCGGTGGTAAGAAGGGCGAGGCTCCGAAGCTCAAGATTTTGGGTAAGTAG